The genomic window CACAAAGGTCGCGCCCGCCTTGACCAGCTTGCGGGTAAAGCTCGCCATATACTCAGGCGAAGTCAGGTAGAGCGTCCGCCCCTCGACCGCTCGCGGAATCCCCGCATTCGGCATCGCCGCCAATGGCAACGAGCTTACCTTCCGCATCCGTTCGATCACGCTCAGTACCGTCGCTGGCCCGGCACTACAGTTACATCCGATGGCATCCGCGCCCCACTCCGTCAGCTTTTTAGCGGCAGTCTCGGCGGATGCGCCATCGAGGCAGTTCCCCTCCTCGTCGACAGTCACCATCACCACCACCGGAAGCCACGGAGCTTCACTCCGCGCCGCGCGAATAGCCTGCTTCGCCTCTGATAGCGAGGTCATCGTCTCGATCATCAACAGGTCAACGCCGACTCCCGGCCCGCCCTCGGCCATCGCCCGAATCTGTTCCGCAAACGCATCCCGCGCCTCATCCAGCCCCACCTTGCCCAGCGGCTCCAGCCGAACTCCCAGCGGCCCAATCGAGCCCGCCACAAACGCCTCGCTGGCCTGTTTCTCGCGAATCTGGTCCACGCACTCCCGCGCCAGCTTTACCCCGGCGACATTGATCTCATGGACTTTATCCTGTATTCCGAAGTGCTCCAGCCGAAATCGGTTCGCCCCAAAGGTATTGGTCTCCACCACCTCCGCGCCTGCCTGCAGATATTCGGCGTGGACCTCGTGCACCAACTCCGGCTGCGACAGGTTCAGCTCATCGTAGCTGCGGTTAATGAACACGCCGCGCGCGTAAAGCATCGTCCCCATTGCCCCATCGCACAACACCGTTCCGCCCGCAAACAGCCTGTCTACCGCGGTAGGTTCCGCCAAATACCGTATGCCAATACCGCCAGCGCCATCGCTCATCAATCTTCTCCGGATATCTCATCATCCTAAGCCACCGGCCGGATGCGCTCCAAACCCGGACGCCGGGGTTCCCCCAGGGAGACCTCTCAACCCAACACCCCTGCCTCCTTTGTTATACTCAGCGGATAGCCGTGGCCCGCATAAATACGCCGCAGCGCTCAGGTTGGAGTTTGTCCACGTTGAAGAATCGAAGTCTCTTTGCCCAGTCCCTCAGCGCCCAGATCTACTGCGGCCTGCTGATCGCCGTCGCGTGCCTCACCCTCAGCTCCTGCCACAGCGCCCAGTATTACTACTACAAGTTCCCGCAATATACCTTTGCCGACCGGCCGGTTCCGCCCAGCAAGCTCGCCCAGCGGGTCATGATCGCCTATACGCTCAATGGTTCTTCGACATCGATCAGCGCCTCAGGAGCCCTGGCCATCGTCGACGCCAAGCGCGACATCCGCAGCAATATTGAGAACACTATCCCCACCTTCGCCATCTCCGGCTATAACTCCGGCTACCCCAGCATGATCTTCAACTTCCCTGCTGAGGTCCACGGCTACGTCTACTCCAATACGGACGGCAGCCTGGGCATCGTCGACTACAGCAAGGAAGCCTCTTCCGGCTCGGCGGGCAAGTTCCCCGGGTCCGCGTCCATCGCCATTCCGCCCGGCTTCCTGCACTACTACTCCGCCGAAGAGACTTATGGCGTGCTCGCTATCGTCGACAACACTACCGGCAATTCCTACAGCCTCAATCTCCCCAACGTCGACAAGGTAGCCGTGAATGCGGGTGACACCGTCGTCCTTGCGATGGTGCGCAACTCCAACACCATCTACCGCCTGGTCAAGCTCAACGCCAACCAGTTCCCGACCTCGCAACTGGCCATCCAGACCACCGGCGCCGCTGACTGCCAGCCCCTCAACCTGCCCGTCTACTGCGTCGTTCCGGTCAACTCCACGGGCGCGGGTGCGGGTGGCGCCAATACTTTCGACCGCCCCACCGGGGCCTACTTCTCGCTGGACGGCACCACGGCCTTCATCCTCAACTGCGGCCCCGAGTGCGGTGGAACCACCTCCAGCCTGACGCTGCTCAACCAGAGCACCCTCAACGTCAACACCATTCCCAACATGGTTCCCGACAATTCGGCCTTCGTCTCGAACGTGCCCATTCCCGGCGGAGCCACCACCGCGCTCTCAGATGCCACCACGCTCTACGTGGCGGGCCAGCAGCAGATGCCCGACGGCCTCTTCACCGGCTATCTCACCACTGTCAATCTCGCCGCCGCTGCCAGCAGCCCCTCCACCGCGGTCACCGGCAAGTACGGCATCTCCGACGGCACCCACACCAAGCTGCTCTTCGCCGACAACAATACCCTCTGGATCGGTTCGCAATTCTGCGCCACCGGCGAGCGTCAGAAGCTCAACACGAACTACAACTGCCTCACCCGCTTCGACCTCGGAGCCAAGACTGCCCAGATCGTGCCCAACGTCACCCCGGGCAGCACAACGGCTGGTTCCACCGTCGGCTATCCCAATACCAATCAGAACCTCTACTACTACGGCGATCTCACCGGCCTCTGCTGGGTTCAGGGCTTCAATAAGATCTACACCGCCTACGGTGGACAGGTCCACGTCTTCAGCACCGTCGATGGCTCTGAGATCGACAACGAGTTCGTCACCGTACAGGGTACGGCCCTCGATGTCGCCTACATGGATGCCGTCACCGACGCCGATAACTAGAGCTTCGCCTCGAAGCAAATCAGGCCCTGTCCTTCACAGTTCACCGCGAAGAACAGGGCCTCACTCTTTAACCATGCCCGCTGCTACCATAACCACCATGCCCTCCATCGACATTCTTGCCATAGCCGCGCACCGTGACGACGTGGAGCAGACCTGCGGCGGCACTCTGCTCGCCATGCACGCCCGCGGCTGGAGCACCGGCATCCTCGATCTCACCCGTGGCGAGTCAGGCACGCGCGGAACCGCAGCCGAACGCGAGGCAGAAGCCATCGCCGCTGCAGGCATCCTCAACGTCGCCCACCGCGAAGCCCTCGACCTGCCCGACGGCAACGTCGAAAACACGCTTCCCAATCGCCTCAAAGTAGCGGAAGTCCTCCGCCGCCTCCGTCCCCGCGTGGTGATCCTGCCTTACTGGCAGGGCCGTCATCCTGACCACTACACCACCGCGACCCTCGGTTACGAATCCTGTTTCATCAGCGGCCTGGCAAAGCTCGATATCCCCGGCGAGCCTCACCGCCCCTACAAGATCCTCTACGCCTCGCTCTACGCCGACGTGCGCCCTTCCTTCGTTGTCGATATCACCCCGCACATCGAGCAGCGCTACCAGGCGCTGGCAGCCTATCGCTCGCAATACGCATCCCAATCGACAGGCGACTCCATCTTCGTGCGCGAAGACGACATCCGAGAGCGCACCTTCGCCACCGCGCGCCACTACGGCCTGCTCGCAGGTGTGCGCTACGCCGAGCCTTTCGTCCAAAAAGAAGTCGGCCTCGTCGAAGACCTGATGCTCCTCCCTGTTCAATCTATCTAGCTATCTAGCCAAATCTATTTAGATTTTTTTGAATCCTCTTACATCCACCGCTCCAGCGGGACCGTACTCCGAATGAACGCGCAACTCAACCTGCATTCTGGAGAGGTCCATCGTGGAAAAAGTAAACGAACTTATTAAGAGAGCAGTCTCCCGCCGAACATTCATGGCCGGGGCAGGAACCACAGCAGCGGCTGCATTTCTGGCCGGATGCAACAATTCATCCGCACCTCCGACCACAGGCGGCGGTGGCACCACTCCTCCCCCTACAGACGTTCCCGATAACGACATCCTCAACTTCGCGCTCAACCTTGAATACCTCGAAGCCGAGTTTTACCTCCGCGCCGCCACCGGCAGCGGTCTTTCTTCTGCCGACGCTCTCTCCGGTGCCGGTGCCGTTAACGGTGGGGCTGCCGTCCCGGGATTCTCGACTGCGATGCAGCAGTATGCCGTCGAAATCGCACAGGACGAGCTCAACCATGTCCGCGCCATTCAGGCCACCATCACAAAGAACAGTGGAACCCCGGTAGCGCGTCCCGCCATCGACTTCACCAACGCCTTCAACGCCCTCGCCGCGGCTGCCGGAATCGGATCCAGCTTCAATCCCTTCTCCAGCCCCAGCGCCTTCCTTGTAGGCGCTTTCGTATTTGAAGACGTCGGCGTCACCGCATACACCGGTGCTGCTCCCGCCATCACCAACACCGACATCCTCTCCGCGGCTGCTGGAATTCAGGCCGTCGAAGCCTACCACGCCGCTGAGATCCGTACCCTGCTCGTTGGCATGGCCGCAGCCAATAACGATCAGACCTATGTCAACTATGCCAACCAGGTCTCCGCTCTGCGAGGCAAGCTTGGCGGCGGCAACGAGACCATGCTCAGCATCAGCACCATCGTCGCAGCCGACACCACCAACGCCATCGCCTTCTCCCGCACCACCGACCAGGTTCTTCACATCGTCTATGCAACGGCGCCCGGCGCAGGTGTAAAAAGCGGCGGCTTCTTCCCCAACGGACTCAACGGCTCTATCTCAACGACTGCATCCTAAGGACAGATCACCATGGCAAATACAGAGACCAAACAGCTAGATTCCATCATCTCCAGTCGCCGTGCGTTGCTGGCCATTGGCGGCGCAGCACTCGCGGGCCTTGCCTTTGCACCAAAGGCAGAAGCCCAGGCAGCCATCACCGACACCGACATCCTCAACTTCGCCCTCAACCTGGAGTACCTCGAGGCCCAGTTCTATAACCTCGCCGCCTCAGGCGTCACCATCGACAAACTTCCTACGCCCATCCCGGTCAGCGTCAACGGTGGGACTGCAGGAACGGTAACCCTCAAGCCCAGCTTCGCTAAGGTTCCCTTCGCCCTGCCGACCATCGCAGCCTATGCGACGGAGACTGCACTCGAAGAAGGCAAGCACGTCAGCTTTCTTCAGGGAGCGCTCAGCACAGCGGCGGTGTCCATGCCGGACATCGACCTCTTCAACTCCTTCAACGCACTTGCCAGCGTGGCCGGGATCGGCTCTGCCTTCGATCCCTTCGCCAGCGACGCCAACTTCCTCATCGGTGCTTACATCTTCGAGGACGTCGGCGTCAGCGCCTACCACGGAGCAGCAGGCCTGATTCAAGACAAAAAAGTGATCCTGCCCGCAGCCGTAGGGATTCACGCAGTCGAGGCTTACCACGCAGGTCTCATCCGCACCAGCATCAACGCTCTCGATGCCGGAACCGGAACCCTCAACACGCTCACGCAGAAGATCTCGGCAGCTCGCTCCATGCTGGCGAACCCTTCCGGCGCATCGACAACCACCTATACCGGAAGCATGGCGGACGACATCGGCTTGACCACCACCATGGTCAGCCTTAACGGCACCTCGGCGTCGCTCTCCTCATCCACCATCGTCGATTGCGATTCGAACTCAATCGGCTGGGGCCGCACCACCTCCCAGGTCCTCGCCATCGTCACCGGCACCGATCCCAGCGCCACCAGCCACAAGGGAGTCTTCTTTCCCTCCGGCCTCAACGGAAATATCAAATAAATCTCAACGCGTAAGAAAGAGGAGGCTGTCCGCCAACCAGCGGCCAGCCTTCCCTTCAAAAAGCACCCTCGTTCCCCAGCTCTTCCAACTGTTCGGCTGCCACGACACGGTTGCGCCCTCCTCGCTTGGCCCGATACAGCGCGGCATCGCTCTGTTCCACAAGACTCTGCCACGATTGGCCGCACCCCTCCGACGAAGCCACGCCCAGGCTCGCCCGTACCCGAACCGTCTCTCCGCGATATTGCACACACAGATCATCCACGCGTGACCGCATCCGCTCCGCCGCCATACCGGCCTCTACCGAACCCGTATCCGGCAGCAGAATGCAGAACTCGTCGCCGCCCATCCGCGCCACCGCATCCTGGCCTCGCACCGTCTCCTGCAACGCCCTGCCCACCGCCTGCAGAACAGCATCGCCACAGGCATGTCCCAGCGAGTCGTTCACCTGCTTCAAGCCATCGAGATCCATCATCACGACGGCAATCGTTCCCTTCGTCCGCCCGCACCGCGCTATCTCTCGCATCGCAATCCGCGTAAGCGCCCACCGGTTCAGCAGCCCCGTCAACTCATCCACCTGTGCATGCCAAAGCAGCTCTACCCGCAGCTTCGCCGCCGAAAGAAACATGAAGCCAAAAACGATGGCGCTGTTGGTCACCAGCGTTCCTACCAGCCAGAACCGCCGCATCTCGCTGGCCAGCGCAGGATAGTCCGGCGTGCCGAACTTCAAGCTCGCCATCACGCGAAGCAGCAGCAGGACCGCATAGATCGCGAGCGAAACGCCGGTGAGGCTCGCGGCCAGACCAATGTCCTCGCCCACGAACAGGAACACCACCGCAGCGGTCGCCGCCACCTGTACACTCTCCGTCGCGAACGACAGCAACAGCGCCGCCGGATAATGCGATGGCTCAATCAGCAGGTAGATCGTGCCCACCGCCATCCCACCCACCAGCACATACTGTAACGACCGCATCAGCGGCCCACGCTCCAGCAGCTCGTCGAAGCTGAAGTGCAGCATCATCATGCCCAACACTGCCAGCAGGCCGCTCAACGCCTCAGTGACGGGAACGATCCCGCCCAGCAGTATCAACAGCAGCGCTCCACCGCGGCTGAGATTCGCCCCCGCAAACCACGCCGCACCCTTAGCCGATCCAAGCATACGGGCATTCAGCGCAATCACGCCCGCATACAGCACATACAAAAGCACGTTCATCACAACGAGTGTGTGCGTGTCCATTGTTTAGCCCTGGAAACCAACTCAAATGTTGCAATACGTTAGAAATCGATTGTCTTCACCACGTTCGCCAATCGTTTTCATTGGCGAATGGCGAATATATCTTCAAACGTTTGAATTTGCCAGTCGAATCTTAGCACCGTAGCTCAACGAATCACTCTAAATCAATTTAAAGTGCAAAACTTTGCACGCCACAAGTTGAGCCGCTCGAGTTGTACCGAACAAACCCGCACTTTTCTAATTTGATCTTGCAGGCTTTTGCTTCTGCCTAGTTCTCCGTCGGCATGGCCGCACTGTCAATTACGATGGTTTCAACAGGGCCTTTGCCTGCTTTGAGTTTGAGTCCAAGTCGCAGCATCGCGTTGAAGATTGCCGAAGCAATGTCTTGATTCGATGGATCGGAAGGTTCGAGATAGAAATCGAATGAACCTTTCAAGGCCGTCTCATCCACCACAGGACGTTGCAGATCGTAGGCCAACTGTCTCGCCAGGAAAGGCATCGAGACATTGATGCCGAACGCTTCGCCATCGGCGATTCCTCCCGGCTTCGTA from Granulicella sp. L56 includes these protein-coding regions:
- the bshB1 gene encoding bacillithiol biosynthesis deacetylase BshB1 — encoded protein: MPSIDILAIAAHRDDVEQTCGGTLLAMHARGWSTGILDLTRGESGTRGTAAEREAEAIAAAGILNVAHREALDLPDGNVENTLPNRLKVAEVLRRLRPRVVILPYWQGRHPDHYTTATLGYESCFISGLAKLDIPGEPHRPYKILYASLYADVRPSFVVDITPHIEQRYQALAAYRSQYASQSTGDSIFVREDDIRERTFATARHYGLLAGVRYAEPFVQKEVGLVEDLMLLPVQSI
- a CDS encoding ferritin-like domain-containing protein; amino-acid sequence: MEKVNELIKRAVSRRTFMAGAGTTAAAAFLAGCNNSSAPPTTGGGGTTPPPTDVPDNDILNFALNLEYLEAEFYLRAATGSGLSSADALSGAGAVNGGAAVPGFSTAMQQYAVEIAQDELNHVRAIQATITKNSGTPVARPAIDFTNAFNALAAAAGIGSSFNPFSSPSAFLVGAFVFEDVGVTAYTGAAPAITNTDILSAAAGIQAVEAYHAAEIRTLLVGMAAANNDQTYVNYANQVSALRGKLGGGNETMLSISTIVAADTTNAIAFSRTTDQVLHIVYATAPGAGVKSGGFFPNGLNGSISTTAS
- a CDS encoding ferritin-like domain-containing protein, whose product is MANTETKQLDSIISSRRALLAIGGAALAGLAFAPKAEAQAAITDTDILNFALNLEYLEAQFYNLAASGVTIDKLPTPIPVSVNGGTAGTVTLKPSFAKVPFALPTIAAYATETALEEGKHVSFLQGALSTAAVSMPDIDLFNSFNALASVAGIGSAFDPFASDANFLIGAYIFEDVGVSAYHGAAGLIQDKKVILPAAVGIHAVEAYHAGLIRTSINALDAGTGTLNTLTQKISAARSMLANPSGASTTTYTGSMADDIGLTTTMVSLNGTSASLSSSTIVDCDSNSIGWGRTTSQVLAIVTGTDPSATSHKGVFFPSGLNGNIK
- a CDS encoding GGDEF domain-containing protein, which produces MDTHTLVVMNVLLYVLYAGVIALNARMLGSAKGAAWFAGANLSRGGALLLILLGGIVPVTEALSGLLAVLGMMMLHFSFDELLERGPLMRSLQYVLVGGMAVGTIYLLIEPSHYPAALLLSFATESVQVAATAAVVFLFVGEDIGLAASLTGVSLAIYAVLLLLRVMASLKFGTPDYPALASEMRRFWLVGTLVTNSAIVFGFMFLSAAKLRVELLWHAQVDELTGLLNRWALTRIAMREIARCGRTKGTIAVVMMDLDGLKQVNDSLGHACGDAVLQAVGRALQETVRGQDAVARMGGDEFCILLPDTGSVEAGMAAERMRSRVDDLCVQYRGETVRVRASLGVASSEGCGQSWQSLVEQSDAALYRAKRGGRNRVVAAEQLEELGNEGAF